One segment of Armatimonadota bacterium DNA contains the following:
- the secG gene encoding preprotein translocase subunit SecG → MGMLFMIVQAIAAVVMITMILIQTTKSEQSGSTSGGWGVIGGKSTSSIRTRWGVEEHLGRITMWVAISFLCFSALASVWRMHNW, encoded by the coding sequence ATGGGCATGCTGTTCATGATAGTGCAGGCCATAGCCGCGGTGGTGATGATCACCATGATCCTCATCCAGACCACCAAGAGCGAGCAATCAGGTTCCACCAGCGGCGGCTGGGGCGTGATCGGCGGCAAGAGCACCTCCAGCATTCGCACCCGGTGGGGGGTTGAGGAGCATCTCGGTCGCATCACCATGTGGGTCGCCATCAGCTTCCTCTGCTTCTCCGCGCTGGCCTCCGTGTGGCGCATGCACAACTGGTAG